In a genomic window of Bordetella petrii:
- a CDS encoding TRAP transporter large permease: MSQLMILTMLIFFGLSVPVAVAIGLASLAGVSLGGLPWLVVAQQLYAALDKYPLVAVPFFILAGNLMEAGGISDRMVEFAKSLVGGIQGGLACTCVLTCMIFAAVAGSSVATTFAVGAILIPAMVRHGYPAPFAASLQASAAELGVIIPPSIPMILFAVSTDTSTGELFIAGVVPGILIGGALMLYVWLYAKRHGLGKMDGDGRLPLWQAFKRAWLALLMPVIILGGIYGGVFTPTEASVVAVVYAVVVGKFVYRKLSLRTLSGTLHRSVVSTSVIMFVIANAGVFSFLLNRAGVPDALGTWLSHLFHDKITFLMGINAALFMIGMFIETSASVVVLAPLLLPVAMQFGVEPVHFGIIMVVNLALGMITPPFGVNLFAACAVAGQPLERLIKPLIPFVLVVIACLMIITYWPGLSLGLRDLVYAK; the protein is encoded by the coding sequence ATGTCCCAATTGATGATTCTGACGATGCTGATCTTCTTCGGGCTGTCAGTGCCCGTGGCGGTCGCCATCGGCCTGGCCAGCCTGGCCGGCGTGTCGCTGGGGGGGCTGCCCTGGCTGGTAGTGGCCCAGCAGCTGTACGCGGCGCTGGACAAGTATCCGCTGGTGGCGGTGCCGTTCTTCATCCTGGCCGGCAACCTGATGGAAGCCGGCGGCATCTCGGACCGCATGGTCGAGTTCGCCAAGAGCCTGGTGGGCGGCATCCAGGGCGGCCTGGCCTGCACCTGCGTGCTGACCTGCATGATTTTCGCGGCGGTGGCCGGCTCCAGCGTGGCCACCACCTTCGCCGTCGGCGCAATCCTGATCCCGGCAATGGTCCGCCACGGCTACCCGGCGCCGTTCGCCGCGTCGCTGCAGGCCAGCGCCGCCGAACTGGGCGTGATCATCCCGCCGTCCATCCCCATGATTCTGTTCGCCGTGTCCACCGACACTTCCACCGGCGAATTGTTCATTGCCGGCGTGGTGCCGGGCATCCTCATCGGCGGCGCGCTGATGCTGTACGTGTGGCTGTACGCCAAGCGCCACGGCCTGGGCAAGATGGACGGCGACGGCCGCCTGCCGCTATGGCAAGCATTCAAGCGCGCCTGGCTGGCGCTGCTGATGCCGGTGATCATCCTGGGCGGCATCTACGGCGGCGTGTTCACGCCCACCGAGGCATCGGTGGTAGCCGTGGTGTATGCCGTGGTGGTGGGCAAGTTCGTCTATCGCAAGCTCAGTTTGCGCACGCTGTCGGGCACGCTGCACCGCTCGGTGGTGTCCACGTCGGTCATCATGTTCGTCATCGCCAACGCGGGCGTCTTCAGTTTCCTGCTCAACCGCGCGGGCGTGCCCGACGCGCTGGGCACCTGGCTGTCGCACCTGTTCCACGACAAGATTACGTTCCTGATGGGCATCAACGCCGCCCTGTTCATGATCGGCATGTTCATCGAGACCTCGGCATCGGTGGTGGTGCTGGCGCCGTTGCTGCTGCCGGTGGCCATGCAGTTCGGCGTTGAACCGGTGCACTTCGGCATCATCATGGTGGTGAACCTGGCGCTGGGCATGATCACCCCGCCCTTCGGCGTCAACCTGTTCGCCGCCTGCGCCGTGGCCGGGCAGCCGCTCGAACGCCTGATCAAGCCGCTGATTCCCTTTGTGCTGGTGGTGATCGCCTGCCTGATGATCATTACTTATTGGCCGGGGCTGTCGCTTGGGCTGCGCGACCTGGTGTACGCCAAGTAG
- a CDS encoding Bug family tripartite tricarboxylate transporter substrate binding protein — MKQWRVYVRLAFAAAIAPIGAWQPAAAANTFPSKPVVIVVPHQSGSTTETFGRMLTAEMSARLGQPIVIESRSGAAGTIGAHLVANSAPDGYTGLMNASIQVMYPGMFRKLTFDPIKDFTPVGVFGFAPMVVVVAAQSPIKSFQDMIARAKAKPKSLTFASGGLGSLPHLVGELVNLSTGAQITHIPYNGTGQATTDVLGGHVDILYASVASAVPLITSGKMRALAVTSGKRIELLPEVPTIAESGIPDFDVTSWYGYWVPKNTPADVVDTLNRSMLEASAMPVVQQRLKQNGIIASTMDARQFADFVQSESAKWLDVMKRANVQPAN, encoded by the coding sequence ATGAAGCAATGGCGCGTATACGTGCGGCTGGCATTCGCGGCCGCTATCGCCCCGATCGGCGCATGGCAGCCGGCGGCAGCGGCAAATACCTTTCCGTCCAAGCCGGTGGTGATTGTGGTGCCGCATCAGTCGGGCTCGACCACCGAGACGTTTGGCCGGATGCTGACCGCCGAAATGAGCGCCAGGCTGGGCCAGCCCATCGTCATTGAGTCGCGGTCGGGCGCGGCGGGCACCATCGGCGCGCACCTGGTCGCCAACAGCGCGCCCGATGGTTATACGGGCTTGATGAACGCGTCCATCCAGGTCATGTACCCGGGCATGTTCCGCAAGCTGACTTTCGATCCCATCAAGGACTTCACGCCGGTTGGCGTGTTCGGGTTCGCGCCAATGGTGGTGGTGGTGGCGGCGCAGTCGCCCATCAAGAGCTTCCAGGACATGATTGCGCGCGCGAAAGCCAAGCCCAAGAGCCTGACTTTCGCTTCCGGCGGCTTGGGATCGTTGCCCCACCTGGTGGGCGAACTGGTCAACCTGAGCACCGGGGCGCAGATCACCCACATTCCATACAACGGCACGGGGCAGGCCACCACCGACGTGTTGGGCGGCCATGTCGATATTCTGTACGCGTCGGTGGCCAGCGCCGTGCCGCTCATTACCAGCGGCAAAATGCGGGCGCTTGCCGTGACCTCGGGCAAGCGCATCGAGCTGCTTCCCGAAGTTCCCACGATTGCCGAGTCGGGTATTCCGGATTTCGATGTCACGTCGTGGTATGGCTATTGGGTGCCGAAGAACACGCCGGCTGACGTGGTGGACACGCTGAACCGGTCCATGCTCGAGGCGTCGGCCATGCCGGTCGTGCAACAGCGCCTGAAGCAGAACGGCATTATTGCCAGCACCATGGATGCCCGGCAGTTCGCCGATTTCGTGCAGTCCGAAAGCGCGAAGTGGCTGGATGTCATGAAACGCGCCAACGTACAGCCGGCGAATTAA
- a CDS encoding ABC transporter permease, protein MMDFPDSSSRARRPGLAAALRLGARMMRRDARAGELRLLVLALVVAVAAVTSVGFLADRVGRALERDAGQMLGADLVLDADAPIDAGFLQAARDRGLEVSRTMQFPTMASAGDAAQLVSLKAVELGYPLRGRLSVADAPYAEGAPTRDIPAPGTAWADAQLLALLDIGVGDTIGVGDSRLRVARVITYEPDRGLQFVNVAPRLMVRASDLPATGLVAPGSRIGYALLAAGQPDAVAAYSTWLQQHLQRGQKLATLESGRPEVRRTLDRAQRFLSLVALLAVLISAVAVALAAGRFMTRHRDGIAVMRCLGAVQPQVTRMLLAEFTLVGLFASAAGCLLGYAAHQGLVLALGNLIDTELPAASGVPAVQGLVTGVLLLLGFALPSLAQLRHVPPARVLRRDAETLRARSAAGYALGAAGFALLIWWFAGNARLGAVVAGGFLAAFAVFALVAWLCVLGLARLRGAAAGLPALRFALAGVVRRRAATITQVCALAIGLMALLLLAMTRTDLVAGWQRTLPPDAPNRFLINIQPDQRQPVLDFLAGHGLGGVALWPMVRGRLVAVDGRPVGPADYDEPRAKRLVDREFNLSYGDALPAGNRIEQGRWLRPDAHEVSIEAGLAEALRLAVGDVLTFDVAGQQVQVTVSGIRRVDWDSMQVNFFAVLSPAALRDMPQSWITSFHLPPGQQTLPRELLRQFPNLTVFDVGSILNQLQSVLDQVVTAVQVLFVFTLAAGVLVLAAALTATRDERVREAAVLRALGATRSQLARAQRLEILAVGGLAGLLAAAGAAAIAWALATYVFDFRITLSAWPWLAGIGAGMAAAWGGAALALRGVLRTPPLLTLREAS, encoded by the coding sequence ATGATGGATTTCCCTGATTCCTCCTCCCGGGCGCGCCGGCCCGGCCTGGCCGCCGCCTTGCGCCTGGGCGCCCGCATGATGAGGCGCGACGCCCGCGCCGGCGAGCTGCGCCTGCTGGTGCTGGCCCTGGTGGTGGCGGTGGCCGCCGTCACCAGCGTGGGCTTTTTGGCCGACCGGGTCGGCCGCGCGCTCGAGCGCGACGCCGGCCAGATGCTGGGGGCCGACCTCGTGCTGGACGCCGATGCGCCCATCGATGCCGGATTCCTCCAGGCGGCCCGCGACCGGGGACTCGAGGTTTCGCGCACCATGCAGTTTCCCACCATGGCCAGCGCGGGCGATGCCGCCCAGCTGGTCTCGCTGAAGGCGGTCGAGCTCGGCTATCCGCTGCGCGGCCGCCTGAGCGTGGCCGACGCCCCGTATGCCGAAGGCGCTCCCACGCGCGATATTCCGGCGCCCGGCACGGCCTGGGCCGACGCCCAGTTGCTGGCGCTGCTGGATATCGGCGTGGGCGACACCATCGGCGTGGGTGACAGCCGGCTGCGGGTGGCGCGCGTGATCACCTATGAACCCGACCGGGGCCTGCAGTTCGTGAATGTAGCGCCGCGCCTGATGGTGCGCGCCAGCGACCTGCCGGCCACCGGGCTGGTGGCGCCGGGCAGCCGCATCGGCTACGCGCTGCTGGCGGCTGGCCAGCCCGACGCGGTGGCGGCGTATTCCACCTGGTTGCAGCAGCATTTGCAGCGCGGCCAGAAGCTGGCCACCCTGGAGTCCGGCCGCCCAGAAGTCCGGCGCACGCTCGATCGCGCCCAGCGTTTCCTGTCGCTGGTGGCGTTGCTGGCGGTGCTGATTTCGGCGGTGGCGGTGGCGCTGGCGGCGGGGCGTTTTATGACGCGTCATCGCGACGGCATCGCGGTAATGCGCTGCCTGGGCGCTGTGCAGCCGCAGGTGACGCGCATGCTGCTGGCAGAGTTCACCCTGGTGGGTCTGTTCGCCTCGGCGGCCGGCTGCCTGCTGGGCTACGCCGCACACCAGGGCCTGGTGCTGGCGCTGGGCAATCTCATCGATACCGAGCTGCCGGCGGCTTCGGGCGTTCCGGCCGTGCAGGGCCTGGTTACCGGCGTGTTGCTGTTGCTCGGTTTCGCGCTGCCGTCGCTGGCGCAACTGCGTCACGTGCCGCCGGCCCGGGTGTTGCGCCGCGATGCCGAAACCCTGCGCGCGCGCAGCGCGGCCGGCTACGCCCTGGGCGCGGCGGGCTTCGCCCTGTTGATCTGGTGGTTCGCCGGCAATGCGCGGCTGGGCGCCGTGGTGGCAGGGGGGTTCCTGGCCGCGTTCGCTGTTTTTGCCCTGGTGGCGTGGCTGTGCGTGCTGGGCCTGGCGCGGCTGCGCGGCGCGGCCGCCGGCCTGCCGGCGCTGCGTTTTGCCCTGGCAGGCGTGGTGCGCCGGCGCGCCGCCACCATTACCCAGGTGTGTGCGCTGGCAATCGGCCTGATGGCGCTGCTGTTGCTGGCCATGACCCGCACCGACCTGGTGGCCGGCTGGCAGCGCACGCTGCCGCCCGACGCGCCCAACCGCTTCCTCATCAACATCCAGCCCGACCAGCGCCAGCCGGTGCTCGATTTCCTGGCCGGGCACGGCCTGGGCGGCGTGGCGCTGTGGCCCATGGTGCGCGGCCGCCTGGTGGCGGTCGACGGCCGCCCGGTCGGCCCGGCCGACTATGACGAGCCGCGCGCCAAGCGCCTGGTCGACCGCGAATTCAACCTGTCGTATGGCGACGCCCTGCCGGCCGGCAACCGCATCGAGCAGGGCCGCTGGCTGCGTCCGGATGCGCACGAGGTCTCGATCGAGGCGGGCCTGGCCGAAGCGCTGCGGCTGGCGGTGGGCGACGTGCTGACTTTCGACGTTGCCGGCCAGCAGGTACAGGTTACGGTATCGGGCATCCGCCGTGTCGACTGGGATTCCATGCAGGTCAACTTCTTCGCCGTGCTGTCGCCCGCGGCGCTGCGGGACATGCCGCAAAGCTGGATTACCTCGTTTCACCTGCCGCCGGGCCAGCAGACGCTGCCGCGTGAACTGCTGCGCCAGTTTCCCAACCTGACGGTGTTCGACGTGGGTTCTATCCTGAACCAGCTGCAATCGGTGCTGGACCAGGTCGTTACCGCGGTACAGGTGTTGTTCGTGTTCACCCTGGCCGCTGGCGTGCTGGTGCTGGCCGCCGCGCTGACCGCCACCCGCGACGAACGCGTGCGCGAAGCCGCCGTGCTGCGGGCGCTGGGAGCCACGCGCAGCCAGCTGGCGCGCGCCCAGCGCCTGGAAATCCTGGCCGTGGGCGGGCTGGCCGGTCTGCTGGCGGCGGCCGGCGCCGCCGCCATTGCCTGGGCCCTGGCCACCTATGTGTTCGATTTCCGCATTACGCTCAGCGCCTGGCCCTGGCTGGCCGGTATCGGCGCAGGCATGGCGGCCGCCTGGGGCGGCGCCGCGCTGGCGCTGCGCGGCGTGTTGCGCACGCCGCCGCTGCTTACTCTACGAGAAGCCTCATGA
- a CDS encoding TetR family transcriptional regulator yields MEIIWSPVLDPAAARWQALARDAVQQGESDDAASSLRDSGLLKLVRTRRQDAAPLPLTTVLSVLEILAVPRLMLARQLAAAVVAETAAARLRTNEGKGARLAGGAAAGLLLPMYSVDDAEPTIEARAEQRGWRLSGQGRWMGQYQHGAAFLLFAATVPARGADNISAFVVPGSILELGATEDPGDAAQANRFQCDVALRAGHMLGRPGTARAAMRQAAALCRLTAAAQAVGLGLAAYELARGIMPWLAPGDTPGPDAHQLAGCATAISAARALLYEAAHGEQAERDAGLTSVMALLSASECAERTIQASRQIVGDGAPGMQALLQASQVQQADVGPSRAHATLLAGRILPSVSATPGVPLMARNANTRSAESPGRVAEILDAAAAAFTQYSYDATTLDQIGDALGVSKGSIYYHYRSKADLWVAVYRRAMEMNIDAITPIARQAGVHALDRLYRMAHAHSLQVMKHLSYQRVAVQGLEAHLMGRVSEEQRASLAEVISLRDHYEELFVSVLTQAIEAGELPRQNPRLSIKPLFGAINWTTMWYQPRPGETAADRDALASRLATFVLSGLTQSYEPVAELPAATHQPNTH; encoded by the coding sequence ATGGAAATCATCTGGTCGCCTGTGCTGGATCCTGCCGCCGCTCGCTGGCAGGCGCTGGCGCGGGATGCCGTCCAGCAGGGCGAATCCGACGACGCCGCGAGCTCGTTGCGCGACAGCGGCTTGCTCAAGCTGGTTCGCACCCGGCGCCAGGACGCCGCCCCGTTGCCGCTGACGACGGTGTTGTCGGTACTGGAAATTCTCGCCGTTCCCCGCTTGATGCTGGCCAGGCAGCTGGCCGCCGCGGTGGTGGCCGAAACCGCCGCCGCCCGCTTGCGCACAAACGAGGGCAAGGGGGCGCGGCTGGCCGGCGGGGCTGCAGCCGGGCTGCTGCTTCCCATGTATTCCGTCGATGACGCCGAGCCCACGATCGAGGCCAGGGCCGAACAACGCGGGTGGCGGCTATCCGGCCAAGGCCGCTGGATGGGCCAATATCAGCATGGCGCGGCGTTCTTGCTGTTTGCCGCAACGGTGCCAGCCCGCGGGGCCGACAACATCAGCGCCTTTGTGGTGCCGGGCTCCATTCTCGAACTCGGCGCGACTGAAGATCCCGGCGATGCCGCGCAGGCCAATCGTTTCCAGTGTGATGTCGCGCTGCGTGCCGGCCATATGCTTGGCCGGCCCGGTACCGCGCGTGCCGCCATGCGGCAGGCGGCGGCGCTGTGCCGGCTTACCGCTGCGGCGCAGGCGGTCGGGCTTGGCCTGGCGGCCTATGAGCTGGCGCGCGGCATCATGCCGTGGCTTGCCCCAGGCGATACGCCTGGGCCGGACGCACACCAGCTGGCCGGTTGCGCGACCGCCATTTCCGCGGCTCGTGCGCTGCTTTACGAAGCGGCGCACGGCGAACAGGCCGAACGGGACGCCGGCCTGACGAGCGTAATGGCCTTGCTGTCGGCCAGCGAGTGCGCCGAGCGAACCATTCAGGCCAGCCGGCAGATTGTCGGCGACGGCGCGCCCGGCATGCAGGCGCTGCTGCAGGCCAGCCAGGTCCAGCAAGCCGACGTCGGACCATCGCGAGCTCATGCCACTCTGCTGGCCGGGCGCATTCTTCCTTCCGTTTCCGCCACACCAGGAGTTCCCCTCATGGCCCGTAACGCCAACACCCGGTCGGCAGAGTCTCCCGGCCGGGTCGCCGAGATTCTCGATGCCGCGGCTGCCGCCTTTACCCAGTACAGCTACGACGCTACGACGCTCGACCAGATCGGCGATGCGCTCGGCGTCAGCAAGGGCAGCATTTATTACCACTACCGTAGCAAGGCAGACCTGTGGGTGGCCGTTTACCGCCGAGCCATGGAAATGAACATAGACGCGATCACGCCGATTGCCCGCCAGGCCGGCGTGCACGCGCTCGACCGCCTTTACCGTATGGCCCACGCCCATTCTTTGCAAGTGATGAAGCACCTGTCGTATCAGCGTGTTGCCGTGCAGGGCCTGGAAGCCCACCTCATGGGGCGTGTCAGCGAAGAGCAGCGTGCCAGCCTGGCCGAGGTCATCAGCTTGCGCGACCACTATGAAGAGCTGTTTGTTTCCGTGCTGACGCAAGCGATCGAGGCCGGCGAGCTGCCGCGGCAGAATCCGCGTTTGTCGATCAAGCCGCTGTTTGGCGCAATCAACTGGACCACGATGTGGTACCAGCCCCGGCCGGGCGAGACGGCCGCCGACCGTGATGCCCTGGCCAGCAGGCTGGCCACGTTCGTGCTCTCCGGGCTGACGCAATCGTACGAGCCAGTCGCCGAATTACCCGCCGCCACTCACCAGCCGAATACGCATTGA
- a CDS encoding TRAP transporter small permease translates to MRQLRLAEQTLFKAVSVIAQILLVASAAAAFYQVIARFILQAPSDWSEVLTRALLIWTVLLGISLAFRHGAMISVELLHNLLKGRRQRLLEHLIAIICVAFLVFIAWIGGHMTYRVRFQNVPSLNISISWIYLAIPVGASLAAIAVLTRWLLGADEPAPVRNDAQG, encoded by the coding sequence ATGCGTCAGCTTCGTCTTGCCGAACAGACCCTGTTCAAGGCCGTATCGGTCATTGCCCAGATCCTGCTCGTGGCCTCGGCCGCCGCCGCCTTCTACCAGGTCATCGCCCGCTTCATCCTGCAGGCGCCGTCCGACTGGAGCGAGGTCCTGACCCGCGCGCTGCTGATCTGGACGGTGTTGCTGGGCATCTCGCTGGCGTTCCGGCACGGCGCGATGATCAGCGTCGAGCTGCTGCACAACCTGCTCAAAGGCCGCCGGCAGCGCCTGCTGGAGCACCTTATCGCCATCATCTGCGTGGCCTTCCTGGTCTTCATCGCCTGGATCGGCGGACACATGACCTACCGGGTGCGCTTTCAGAACGTGCCCAGCCTGAACATCTCGATTTCCTGGATCTACCTGGCGATCCCGGTGGGCGCGTCGCTGGCGGCCATCGCCGTGCTGACCCGCTGGCTGCTCGGCGCCGACGAACCGGCCCCCGTGCGCAACGACGCGCAAGGCTAG
- a CDS encoding TRAP transporter substrate-binding protein: MRKTWLAATILAACTAAAALPAAAQTTLKMAYALSTSSHYGAGAEAFAKSIEGSTKGKYKIQQFPNSALGGEREVIEGLQIGTIDLAIVSTGATLNFVPETGVFDIPFLLRDLEHARKVLDSKIGQDMLAKFPDRGIIALAWGEQGFRHLTNNVRPVKTPADAKGLKIRTTENPIHIAAFRAIGILPTPMAWPEVATALQQGTIDGQENPLSVITSAKLSQIQKYLSLTGHVYGPALVLMSANVYEGLSDAEKAEFKTAGKASAQAMRDYVDDIEKTGVEQLRKEGMQVTTDVDRDAFAAAVQPAYAEYYKKYDKSLIDAIRNTK, encoded by the coding sequence ATGCGTAAGACCTGGCTTGCCGCCACCATCCTGGCGGCTTGCACCGCCGCCGCCGCGCTGCCCGCAGCCGCCCAGACCACGTTGAAAATGGCCTACGCCCTGTCCACGTCGTCGCACTACGGCGCCGGCGCCGAAGCGTTCGCCAAGTCGATCGAAGGCTCGACCAAGGGCAAATACAAGATCCAGCAGTTCCCCAACAGCGCGCTGGGCGGCGAGCGCGAGGTCATCGAAGGCCTGCAGATCGGCACCATCGACCTGGCCATCGTGTCCACCGGCGCCACCCTGAATTTCGTGCCGGAAACCGGCGTTTTCGACATTCCCTTCCTGCTGCGCGACCTGGAACACGCCCGCAAAGTGCTCGACAGCAAGATCGGCCAGGACATGCTGGCCAAGTTCCCCGACCGCGGCATCATCGCCCTGGCCTGGGGCGAACAGGGCTTCCGCCACCTGACCAACAACGTGCGCCCGGTCAAGACGCCGGCCGACGCCAAGGGCCTGAAGATCCGCACCACCGAAAACCCCATCCACATCGCGGCCTTCCGCGCCATCGGCATCCTGCCCACGCCCATGGCCTGGCCCGAAGTGGCCACCGCCCTGCAGCAAGGCACCATCGACGGCCAGGAAAACCCGCTGTCTGTCATCACCTCGGCCAAGCTGTCGCAAATCCAGAAATACCTGTCGCTGACCGGCCACGTGTACGGCCCGGCGCTGGTGCTGATGTCGGCCAATGTGTATGAAGGCCTGTCCGACGCCGAAAAGGCCGAGTTCAAGACGGCCGGCAAGGCCTCGGCCCAGGCCATGCGCGACTACGTCGACGACATCGAGAAAACCGGCGTCGAGCAGCTTCGCAAGGAAGGCATGCAGGTCACGACCGACGTCGACCGCGATGCCTTCGCCGCCGCGGTGCAGCCGGCCTACGCCGAGTACTACAAAAAGTACGACAAGAGCCTGATCGACGCGATCCGCAACACCAAGTAA
- a CDS encoding acyl-CoA dehydrogenase family protein: MRSSDSITPAARDFLDWPFFDSRHAEFAARIEAFADARDYEPARPDNVDRLCRALVADLGAAGLLAACVPGAYGGLAPAIESRHLALAREALAYRNGLADFAFAMQGLGSGAISLAGSDELKARLLPQVARGELIPAFALSEKNAGSDVAAMTSSARRDGEHYVINGEKTWISNGGIADVYTLFVRSEAAPGTRGISAFLVYPDDPGFSIAERIDVMAPHPLATLRFTDMRIPATRMLGSPGSGFKLAMRTLDIFRVSVAAAALGFARRAFDEAVAHARSRQMFGATLADLQITQSRLGEMAAAIDASALLTYRAAWQRDVRQLPTTREAAMAKLSATENAQAVIDAALQMFGGRGVRSGAIMESLYREIRALRIYEGASEVQKLIVAREVLRQAPAR; the protein is encoded by the coding sequence ATGCGTAGCTCCGATTCCATTACGCCCGCGGCACGTGATTTCCTGGATTGGCCCTTTTTCGACTCGCGCCACGCCGAGTTCGCCGCCCGCATCGAGGCGTTTGCCGATGCCCGCGACTACGAACCGGCCCGGCCAGACAACGTAGACAGGCTGTGTCGCGCCCTGGTGGCGGATCTGGGCGCGGCCGGCTTGCTGGCCGCTTGCGTGCCGGGCGCCTACGGCGGGCTGGCGCCCGCCATCGAATCGCGCCACCTGGCCTTGGCCCGCGAGGCCCTGGCCTATCGCAACGGTCTGGCCGATTTCGCCTTCGCCATGCAGGGCCTGGGTAGCGGCGCCATCAGCCTGGCCGGCTCCGACGAGCTCAAGGCTCGACTGCTGCCGCAAGTGGCGCGGGGCGAACTGATCCCCGCCTTCGCGCTATCTGAAAAGAATGCAGGTTCCGATGTGGCCGCCATGACCTCCAGCGCCCGCCGCGACGGCGAGCACTACGTCATCAATGGCGAAAAAACCTGGATCTCCAACGGCGGCATCGCCGATGTATATACGCTGTTCGTGCGCAGCGAAGCAGCCCCCGGCACGCGCGGCATTTCGGCGTTTCTGGTGTACCCCGACGATCCCGGCTTTTCTATTGCCGAACGCATCGACGTCATGGCGCCGCACCCGCTTGCCACATTACGATTCACCGACATGCGCATTCCAGCAACGCGCATGCTCGGCTCGCCGGGCTCGGGGTTCAAGCTGGCCATGCGCACCCTGGACATCTTCCGTGTCTCGGTTGCGGCAGCGGCGCTGGGTTTCGCGCGCCGCGCTTTTGACGAAGCCGTCGCCCACGCCCGTTCCCGCCAGATGTTCGGCGCGACACTGGCCGACCTGCAAATCACGCAAAGCCGGCTGGGAGAAATGGCTGCGGCAATCGACGCCTCCGCCCTGCTTACCTATCGGGCCGCCTGGCAGCGCGACGTACGGCAATTGCCCACCACCCGCGAGGCCGCCATGGCCAAGTTATCGGCCACCGAAAACGCGCAGGCCGTCATCGACGCAGCGTTGCAGATGTTTGGCGGCCGCGGCGTGCGCAGCGGCGCCATCATGGAAAGCCTGTACCGCGAAATCCGCGCCCTGCGCATTTACGAAGGCGCCAGCGAGGTACAGAAGCTGATCGTGGCCCGCGAAGTACTGCGGCAGGCCCCGGCGCGGTAG
- a CDS encoding CaiB/BaiF CoA transferase family protein, which yields MTAQSLSGLRVIDASRVLAGPYCGQALGDHGADVIKIEPPAGDETRTFGPPVNAGGAAYFQALNRNKRGIVLDMGQPQGREAFWQLLETADVLIENFKASTWRAWGIATPEAICDRFRRLVHCRITGFGDDGPLGGMPGYDAAIQAASGLMSINGEPDGPALRLGIPVVDLATGMQATIAVLAALQERARSGRGQLCDVSLHDCALGIAHPHASNYLWTKKAPQRSGNGHPNIAPYDAFETASIPIYIAVGNERQFGTLCEVLGCPDMARDPRFGTNLDRIANREALREALLGHLRAHDGRQVVATLIKAGVPAAPVLDVPEAIQTPHARHRHMVIEHPGYQGVGFPVKLSRTPAALRGLPPLKGQHNHEVLAEAGFSAADIAHLEASGALGPVPDS from the coding sequence ATGACGGCCCAAAGCTTGAGCGGACTGCGGGTCATCGACGCCTCGCGCGTGCTGGCGGGGCCGTATTGCGGCCAGGCACTGGGTGATCACGGGGCCGACGTCATCAAGATCGAGCCGCCGGCAGGCGACGAGACCCGCACATTCGGGCCGCCGGTCAACGCCGGCGGAGCAGCCTATTTCCAGGCGCTAAACCGCAATAAGCGGGGCATCGTGCTGGACATGGGCCAGCCACAGGGGCGCGAGGCCTTTTGGCAATTGCTCGAGACCGCCGATGTGCTGATCGAGAACTTCAAGGCCAGCACCTGGCGGGCATGGGGCATCGCCACGCCCGAGGCGATCTGCGACCGGTTTCGCCGGCTGGTGCATTGCCGCATCACGGGGTTCGGCGATGATGGGCCGCTGGGTGGCATGCCGGGCTACGATGCCGCCATCCAGGCGGCCTCGGGCCTGATGAGCATCAACGGCGAGCCCGATGGTCCCGCCCTGCGGCTGGGCATTCCGGTGGTTGATCTTGCTACGGGAATGCAGGCCACCATCGCCGTGCTGGCGGCGTTGCAAGAGCGCGCCCGGTCGGGCCGGGGGCAGTTATGCGATGTCTCGCTGCACGATTGCGCCCTGGGCATTGCGCACCCGCATGCTTCCAACTATTTGTGGACGAAAAAAGCGCCACAACGCTCGGGTAATGGCCATCCCAATATCGCGCCCTACGATGCTTTCGAGACGGCCTCTATTCCAATCTACATCGCGGTGGGCAACGAGCGGCAATTCGGTACGCTATGCGAGGTGCTGGGGTGTCCCGATATGGCGCGGGACCCGCGTTTTGGCACCAATCTCGACCGCATCGCCAACCGCGAAGCGTTACGCGAAGCGCTGCTGGGCCACCTGCGCGCGCACGACGGGCGGCAAGTGGTGGCCACCCTGATCAAGGCGGGCGTGCCGGCTGCTCCTGTTCTCGACGTGCCCGAGGCCATCCAGACGCCGCATGCCCGGCACCGGCACATGGTGATCGAGCATCCCGGCTACCAGGGCGTGGGTTTTCCGGTCAAGCTGAGCCGCACCCCTGCGGCGCTGCGCGGTCTGCCGCCCTTGAAGGGGCAGCATAACCACGAGGTCCTGGCCGAAGCGGGTTTTTCCGCCGCCGATATCGCGCACCTGGAGGCCAGCGGCGCCCTGGGTCCCGTTCCAGATTCTTGA